The following coding sequences lie in one Proteobacteria bacterium CG1_02_64_396 genomic window:
- a CDS encoding transposase produces MPHRHGRDLRKNRFSEPFRPYLITTVTRNRHPLFRDLTAGRLLIQTLRAATPHTQTLAFVVMPDHLHWLMVLGNTQSLERVVGDVKRISSLKIARWRGQPGGIWQSGFYDHALREEEDVRQAARYVVANPLRAGLTDRLEDYPLWDAEWM; encoded by the coding sequence ATGCCCCACCGCCACGGACGAGATCTGCGCAAAAACCGTTTTTCCGAACCCTTTCGCCCCTACCTCATCACCACGGTCACCCGCAACCGGCACCCCTTGTTTCGCGACCTGACGGCGGGGCGCCTGTTGATCCAAACCCTGCGTGCCGCCACCCCCCACACCCAGACCCTGGCGTTCGTCGTCATGCCCGATCACCTGCATTGGTTGATGGTTCTGGGCAACACGCAATCTCTGGAACGGGTCGTGGGCGACGTTAAACGGATCTCCTCCCTCAAAATCGCCCGCTGGCGTGGCCAGCCAGGAGGCATTTGGCAATCGGGGTTTTACGACCACGCGCTGCGCGAAGAGGAGGATGTGCGCCAAGCGGCCCGGTATGTGGTCGCCAACCCTTTGCGGGCTGGCCTAACCGACCGTTTGGAGGATTACCCATTGTGGGATGCCGAATGGATGTAA